A genomic stretch from Fusarium musae strain F31 chromosome 9, whole genome shotgun sequence includes:
- a CDS encoding hypothetical protein (EggNog:ENOG41~BUSCO:EOG09263817), whose translation MANGQKPARDELKNLQEDLGPYYQIPLKPRRSGTHSRENSFQESLRQSSNTPEPKRSGSKRQDPSSRDSTPNRPTKSRTKNHSRDITSDVGTPKRSPRSEHNTPRPESVKPERHNREMSQRNRSGRASNRNNGNSHGEEVQIWELCKSQVGEIVSGINAENDSLTELVTMDKQVGTMDLEKIPSDSLKEMEQLCRTGVKHSEANMSALKNTIEQLKVLRAVVHAKEQQDAQAAGPGKRNARDSAAAASSLYDFDGAGDSPVPSPIGGSARKYGDRARERERERERERERDRDSMPPKADSVEPQGSVGSGVGSGNNKSKVVFSKGDAVAFKPKALNGDTTSDWILGEVAQVMGEGKSRRYKVLDIEPEDQSKQKEYRSSASSMIPITPESQASTLKDWESGKVVLALYPNTTTFYKAEVHSMDSDGKVNLKFEGENDSSTLQQVERRFVIEYRA comes from the coding sequence ATGGCTAACGGGCAGAAGCCTGCGCGGGACGAACTCAAGAACCTCCAAGAAGATCTCGGCCCCTACTACCAGATTCCCCTGAAGCCTAGGCGAAGCGGTACTCACTCAAGGGAGAATAGCTTTCAAGAGTCTCTGCGCCAGTCCTCCAACACGCCGGAGCCGAAACGATCAGGCTCGAAGCGACAGGATCCTTCGAGCAGAGATTCGACCCCAAACCGTCCGACAAAGTCGAGGACCAAGAACCATAGTCGGGATATCACCTCAGACGTGGGCACGCCGAAGAGGTCGCCGAGAAGTGAACATAATACCCCGCGGCCGGAGTCGGTGAAGCCGGAGCGCCACAACCGCGAGATGTCGCAACGAAACAGAAGCGGACGGGCGTCCAACCGTAACAACGGTAATTCACATGGAGAGGAAGTACAGATATGGGAGCTGTGCAAGAGTCAAGTGGGGGAGATTGTCTCCGGAATCAATGCCGAGAATGACAGTCTTACGGAGCTTGTCACGATGGATAAACAAGTCGGTACGATGGACTTGGAGAAGATTCCGAGTGACTCGCTGAAAGAGATGGAACAGCTATGTCGGACAGGGGTTAAGCACTCGGAGGCTAACATGTCAGCACTCAAAAATACTATCGAGCAGCTCAAAGTGTTGCGCGCCGTGGTGCACGCTAAGGAACAGCAGGATGCTCAAGCAGCGGGGCCTGGTAAGAGGAATGCTCGAGATAGCGCGGCGGCAGCATCTTCGCTCTACGACTTTGACGGGGCTGGTGATTCACCCGTGCCGAGTCCAATTGGAGGATCGGCAAGAAAATATGGTGACCGAGCCAGAGAACGGGAACGAGAACGCGAGAGGGAAAGAGAACGAGACCGTGATAGCATGCCTCCAAAGGCCGATAGTGTCGAGCCTCAGGGGTCAGTTGGGAGCGGTGTCGGATCCGGGAACAACAAGTCCAAAGTTGTCTTCTCAAAAGGCGACGCTGTTGCATTCAAGCCCAAAGCGTTGAATGGGGATACAACATCAGACTGGATACTTGGTGAGGTCGCGCAGGTGATGGGTGAGGGCAAAAGCCGACGATACAAGGTCCTAGATATAGAACCCGAGGATCAGAGCAAACAGAAGGAGTACCGATCAAGTGCCAGCAGTATGATTCCCATCACGCCCGAGAGCCAAGCTTCGACGTTGAAAGATTGGGAATCAGGCAAGGTGGTGCTGGCGCTGTATCCAAACACAACCACATTCTACAAGGCGGAGGTTCATAGCATGGACAGCGACGGCAAGGTCAATCTCAAGTTTGAGGGGGAGAACGACTCTTCAACACTGCAGCAGGTGGAGAGGAGATTTGTGATTGAATACAGAGCATAG